Genomic window (Sphingomonas japonica):
TGCGAAGACCAGGCCGACGAGATGGCCGAGCACGATCATCGTCCAGCCCGAAGCGGTGGTGAACAGCCGGCCGATCTCGCTGAGCCGCATCGGCGCTTCGGCGCCCAGCGTCAGCGTGTAGAGGACATAGGCGGCGATCAGCCAGCCGATGAACAATCCGGCGAGGCCGAGCGTGAGGATCGCGATCGGGGTGCGGCTGCGCCCTTTCAACGGATCGAGGAAATGCCACCAGCTCGATTCGAGTCCTTCCTCGCGGCGGCGGGCGAGTTCGTAGAAGCCCGAGGCGGCGGCGGGCCCGGCGATCGAGAGGCCCGCGACCAGCGGGAAGAACAGCGGCAGCAGCGGATCGTTGAAGGTGACGAAAGCCGCGACCAGGCAGACGATCGGGTAGAGCAGGCCGATGACGATCAGGTCGCCGCGCTTCTCCCGAAAATCCTTCCACCCTTCCGCCAGCGCCCAGTCGATATCGGCCTTGCCGATGCGCCGGACTTCGGGGTCGGCGGCGGACGGAGATGCGGGGGCGGAATGCGGAGACGTCGTGACGGCCATGACACTTCCTTCAGCGGTTCGAGAGCGGCGGACTTCCTTTCGTGACTTGCACCGATGCTACACCCGTTCGGCGCAGACGCGAAGACTCAACGCGCAAAGGGCGCGTTGAGCCGCACGATGGCGTGGTTGAGCACTGCCGCGAAGCTGACCCAGGCGAGATACGGAGCGACCAGCCACGACGCCGTCGGCGAGATCGGCCGCAGCCCGATCGCCAGCGCGAGCACTGATCCCCACAGGAAAACTACCTCGATCCGTGCCCAGTCGGGACGCTTCGCCACGAAGAACAGCGGGCTCCACAGCAGGAAGAACAGGGCGTTGACGGCGTAGAGGATCAGGATGTCGGCGCGCTCGGCCGGAGTGTCGGCAGCGTTCCACGCGACCACCGCGGCGCTGGCGGCGCAGGTCAGGATCACGCTCCACGCCGGGCCGAACGCCCAGTTGGGCGGCTGGAAACTCGGCTTGCGCAGATCGGCATACCATTGCCCGATCGGGGTGGTGGCGCCGCCGATCCCGCCCAGCGCCAGCGCCGCGCCGCCCGCCGTCACGATCGGGGTCCAGTCGATTGCCATGATCTTCCCTGTCTAGCTTGTCGAACGTCCAACGCATGATACACGTTCGGGGATGCGTTCCCCATTTCCTTTCAGCGCGATCGTCGGCCAGGACGAGATGAAGCTGGCGCTGCTGATCGCCGCAGTCGATGCGCGGGTCGGGGGAGTGATGGTGTTCGGCGACCGCGGGACGGGTAAGTCGACCGCGGTGCGCGCGCTTGCCGCGCTGCTGCCGCCGGTGCCTGCGGGACAGGTAGGCTATCATGCCGAGGGGGCCGCCCCGGCCAAGGGCAAGGCGGCGGTGCCGTTCGTCGACCTGCCGCTGGGCGCGACCGAGGACCGGGTAGTGGGTGCGCTCGACCTCGAACGCGCGCTGGGGGCAGGGGTCAAGGCGTTCGAACCGGGGCTGCTGGCGCGGGCCAATGGCGGGTTCCTGTATATCGACGAGATCAACCTGCTCGAGGATCATATCGTCGACCTGCTGCTCGACGTCGCGGCGTCGGGCGAGAATCTGGTCGAGCGCGAGGGACTGAGCGTGCGGCATCCGGCGCGGTTCGTGCTGATCGGCAGCGGTAATCCCGAGGAGGGCGAACTTCGCCCGCAGTTGCTCGACCGCTTCGGATTGTCGGTCGAAGTGCGCACGCCGCAGGCCATCGCCGACCGGGTCGAGATATTGAAGCGCTGCGACGCGTTCGAGCGCGATCCGGCGGGGTTCGCGCAAGGCTGGGCGGCGCAGGAGAAGAAGACGCTCAAGCGGATCGCGCGCGGCCGCGATCTGGTCGGCAAGGTCGAGATGCCCGACAGCATTCTGTCGCGCGCGGCGCGGCTGTGCAGCGCGGTCGGCGCGGATGGCCTGCGCGGGGAATTGACCCTGATGCGTGCGGCGCGCGCGCTGGCGGCGCTGGAGGGGGCGAAGGTCGTGGCGGACGCGCATCTCGACCGGGTCGCGGCGCTGGCGCTGCGCCACCGGCTGCGGC
Coding sequences:
- a CDS encoding DUF2189 domain-containing protein, with amino-acid sequence MAVTTSPHSAPASPSAADPEVRRIGKADIDWALAEGWKDFREKRGDLIVIGLLYPIVCLVAAFVTFNDPLLPLFFPLVAGLSIAGPAAASGFYELARRREEGLESSWWHFLDPLKGRSRTPIAILTLGLAGLFIGWLIAAYVLYTLTLGAEAPMRLSEIGRLFTTASGWTMIVLGHLVGLVFAAIALVLAWVSFPMVVDQPVDAATAVRTSIAAARRNPKEAIGWGIRVGLLLVAGTLPFAIGLAIVLPWLGYATWHLYTRLVVR
- a CDS encoding TspO/MBR family protein, whose protein sequence is MAIDWTPIVTAGGAALALGGIGGATTPIGQWYADLRKPSFQPPNWAFGPAWSVILTCAASAAVVAWNAADTPAERADILILYAVNALFFLLWSPLFFVAKRPDWARIEVVFLWGSVLALAIGLRPISPTASWLVAPYLAWVSFAAVLNHAIVRLNAPFAR
- a CDS encoding ATP-binding protein is translated as MRSPFPFSAIVGQDEMKLALLIAAVDARVGGVMVFGDRGTGKSTAVRALAALLPPVPAGQVGYHAEGAAPAKGKAAVPFVDLPLGATEDRVVGALDLERALGAGVKAFEPGLLARANGGFLYIDEINLLEDHIVDLLLDVAASGENLVEREGLSVRHPARFVLIGSGNPEEGELRPQLLDRFGLSVEVRTPQAIADRVEILKRCDAFERDPAGFAQGWAAQEKKTLKRIARGRDLVGKVEMPDSILSRAARLCSAVGADGLRGELTLMRAARALAALEGAKVVADAHLDRVAALALRHRLRRNPLDDTGSTARIERAMGELAAA